One segment of Curtobacterium poinsettiae DNA contains the following:
- a CDS encoding biotin transporter BioY → MTTITPAAHRPLADALLPRTAVVSTALVLGGALLTAGAAQVSVPIWPVPITGQTLAVLLVGSALGARRGALSMLVYALLGVVGLPVFADGSAGVGVLVGPSGGYIVGFVAAAALVGWVAERFGDRPLRNALLSFALGTVVTFVTGMAWLAVALGLDLQQTLQYGLYPFVLGGVVKTLIGAGVISLGWTAALRSATRR, encoded by the coding sequence ATGACCACGATCACCCCCGCCGCACACCGTCCGCTCGCCGACGCGCTGCTCCCCCGCACCGCCGTCGTCAGCACCGCCCTGGTCCTCGGCGGCGCGCTGCTGACCGCCGGTGCCGCGCAGGTGTCCGTGCCGATCTGGCCCGTCCCGATCACCGGGCAGACCCTGGCCGTGCTGCTCGTCGGCAGTGCCCTCGGTGCCCGTCGCGGTGCCCTGTCGATGCTCGTCTACGCGCTGCTCGGTGTCGTCGGGCTGCCGGTCTTCGCGGACGGTTCGGCCGGGGTCGGCGTGCTCGTCGGCCCCTCCGGCGGGTACATCGTCGGCTTCGTCGCTGCCGCGGCCCTGGTCGGCTGGGTCGCCGAACGCTTCGGCGACCGCCCGCTGCGGAACGCGCTGCTGTCCTTCGCCCTCGGCACCGTCGTCACCTTCGTCACCGGGATGGCCTGGCTCGCGGTGGCACTCGGCCTCGACCTGCAGCAGACCCTGCAGTACGGGCTGTACCCGTTCGTCCTCGGTGGTGTGGTGAAGACCCTGATCGGCGCCGGCGTGATCTCGCTCGGGTGGACCGCAGCCCTGCGCTCGGCCACCCGCCGGTGA
- a CDS encoding TetR/AcrR family transcriptional regulator: MSPDDRPVRPGRPRVVPNADSALSPRDQILDAAAALFVENGISATSTRAIAERVGIRQASLYYHFAGKDDMLVELLTTSVRPSLELVRGLEQLVPESASAAGALAALVVADVDTLARTPHNIGTLYLLPEVQGERYDGFRAERVELQEAYGRLGSRAATPDVAAGVAPSRLGAVLIQITETVIQLRRSGPVQDADRDALVATCLRACGLDTAAVAEARRDAESLLAAVAV, encoded by the coding sequence ATGTCCCCCGACGACCGGCCCGTGCGCCCCGGCCGACCGCGGGTCGTGCCGAACGCCGACTCCGCGCTGAGCCCGCGCGACCAGATCCTCGACGCCGCCGCCGCGCTGTTCGTCGAGAACGGCATCAGCGCGACCTCGACCCGGGCGATCGCCGAACGGGTCGGGATCCGGCAGGCCTCGCTGTACTACCACTTCGCCGGCAAGGACGACATGCTCGTCGAGCTGCTCACGACCTCGGTGCGCCCGAGCCTCGAGCTGGTGCGCGGGCTCGAGCAGCTCGTGCCGGAGTCGGCCTCGGCAGCCGGTGCCCTCGCCGCGCTGGTCGTCGCCGACGTGGACACCCTCGCCCGCACGCCGCACAACATCGGCACGCTGTACCTGCTGCCCGAGGTGCAGGGCGAGCGCTACGACGGGTTCCGGGCGGAGCGGGTCGAACTGCAGGAGGCCTACGGGCGCCTCGGCTCGCGCGCTGCCACCCCGGACGTCGCCGCCGGTGTCGCGCCGTCGCGTCTCGGTGCGGTGCTCATCCAGATCACCGAGACCGTCATCCAGCTCCGCCGTTCCGGCCCCGTGCAGGACGCCGACCGGGACGCCCTCGTCGCGACCTGCCTGCGCGCGTGCGGCCTCGACACCGCCGCCGTGGCCGAGGCCCGGCGCGACGCCGAGTCCCTGCTGGCCGCCGTCGCGGTCTGA
- the atzF gene encoding allophanate hydrolase, whose translation MASTVASAAAATAAATTSAATRVRDAFARIDAVDRPEVWITLRDRADVLAEAEAVDPTLPLAGLLFAVKDNIDVAGLPTTAAARSYAHDPATDATAVARLRAAGAVVVGKTNLDQFATGLVGTRSPFGAVRNAWDPTRISGGSSSGSATAVALGIVDFALGTDTAGSGRVPAALGNLVGVKPTKGLVPNTGVVPACRSQDCVTVFARSLDLARTAAELMAGPDGVDPLARPDLALADLPAVPRIAVPLPSQLEGLAPGWAEAFAAAVDRFRALGHQVVEVDIAPLLDAASLLYDGAFVAERYAAVGAHIEAHHDEVGADLDPSVAAIVLGGARPTAAELFADQERLDAFGAAGRAALEGTTALLTPTTTWHPTLEQVAADPIGANSRMGRYTNFANLLDMASLAVPAGFVDGLPFGVMLTGPAFSDRRLAALAAAFAAPTVDLLVVGAHLRGQPLNGQLVASGGSFVREARTASDYRLYALDTVPPKPGLIRVGPVASGAAAPGSGSDSGSGSGSGSGIVGEVWRLPAAGFGTFVAALPAPMAIGTVSLDDGTEVTGFLVEPFAVQGAEDITHHGGWRAYREQS comes from the coding sequence GTGGCGAGCACCGTGGCGAGCGCCGCCGCCGCCACCGCGGCCGCCACGACGTCCGCCGCGACCCGCGTCCGCGACGCCTTCGCCCGCATCGACGCCGTCGACCGCCCGGAGGTCTGGATCACCCTGCGCGACCGTGCCGACGTGCTGGCCGAGGCCGAAGCCGTCGACCCGACGCTGCCCCTGGCCGGCCTGCTGTTCGCCGTGAAGGACAACATCGACGTCGCCGGCCTGCCCACCACCGCAGCCGCCCGCTCCTACGCCCACGACCCCGCCACCGACGCCACCGCCGTCGCCCGGCTCCGCGCCGCCGGCGCCGTCGTCGTCGGCAAGACGAACCTCGACCAGTTCGCCACCGGCCTGGTCGGCACCCGCTCGCCCTTCGGGGCGGTCCGGAACGCCTGGGACCCGACGCGGATCTCCGGCGGCTCGTCGAGCGGTTCCGCCACGGCGGTCGCCCTGGGCATCGTCGACTTCGCACTCGGCACCGACACCGCCGGGTCCGGCCGGGTGCCCGCCGCGCTCGGCAACCTGGTCGGGGTGAAGCCGACGAAGGGGCTCGTGCCGAACACCGGGGTCGTCCCCGCCTGTCGCTCGCAGGACTGCGTCACGGTGTTCGCCCGGTCGCTCGACCTGGCGCGCACGGCGGCGGAGCTGATGGCCGGTCCGGACGGCGTCGACCCGCTCGCGCGGCCCGACCTCGCCCTCGCCGACCTGCCCGCCGTCCCGCGCATCGCGGTGCCGCTGCCGTCGCAGCTCGAGGGGCTCGCGCCCGGCTGGGCCGAGGCGTTCGCCGCTGCCGTCGACCGGTTCCGTGCGCTCGGACACCAGGTGGTCGAGGTCGACATCGCACCCCTGCTCGACGCCGCGTCGCTGCTCTACGACGGCGCGTTCGTCGCGGAGCGGTACGCAGCAGTGGGCGCCCACATCGAGGCCCACCACGACGAGGTCGGTGCCGACCTCGACCCGTCGGTCGCCGCGATCGTGCTCGGTGGCGCACGACCGACCGCCGCGGAGCTCTTCGCCGACCAGGAACGGCTCGACGCGTTCGGGGCAGCGGGTCGCGCAGCACTCGAGGGCACCACGGCACTGCTCACGCCGACGACGACGTGGCACCCGACGCTCGAACAGGTCGCGGCCGACCCGATCGGCGCGAACAGCCGGATGGGTCGGTACACGAACTTCGCGAACCTGCTCGACATGGCGTCGCTCGCCGTGCCGGCAGGCTTCGTCGACGGCCTGCCGTTCGGCGTCATGCTCACCGGCCCGGCGTTCAGTGACCGGCGCCTGGCGGCGTTGGCGGCGGCGTTCGCCGCCCCGACCGTCGACCTGCTGGTCGTCGGGGCGCACCTGCGCGGTCAGCCGCTGAACGGGCAGCTGGTCGCGTCCGGCGGATCGTTCGTCCGGGAGGCCCGCACCGCGTCCGACTACCGGCTGTACGCCCTCGACACGGTGCCGCCCAAGCCCGGGTTGATCCGCGTGGGTCCGGTCGCGTCCGGCGCTGCTGCGCCGGGTTCGGGGTCGGACTCGGGTTCGGGCTCGGGTTCGGGCTCGGGCATCGTCGGGGAGGTCTGGCGCCTGCCCGCCGCCGGCTTCGGCACCTTCGTCGCGGCTCTGCCGGCACCGATGGCGATCGGCACCGTGTCGCTCGACGACGGCACCGAGGTCACCGGGTTCCTGGTCGAGCCGTTCGCGGTCCAGGGGGCCGAGGACATCACCCACCACGGCGGTTGGCGCGCGTACCGGGAGCAGTCGTGA